In Limibacter armeniacum, the sequence AGTAAAAGAAGAAAAAGAACGCACCATCATACTTGAACTCAAGACCTTTGAACTGGATCAGATTACGGTGAGTCCGGAGGTCAATGCGCTCAATGTTGTATCAAAGATTGACCTGAAAACTACGCCTGTCAACTCCAGTCAGGAAGTTCTCCGTAAGGTGCCCGGTCTCATCATCGGTCAGCATGCAGGTGGAGGAAAAGCCGAGCAGATTTTTTTACGGGGATTTGATATAGACCACGGAACAGACATTGCCATTTCTGTAGATGGCATGCCTGTCAATATGGTTTCCCATGCTCATGGACAGGGCTACGCTGATCTCCACTTCGTGATTCCGGAAACGATTGAGAAAATCGATTTTGGAAAAGGAACTTACTATGCCGATCAAGGAAATTTTAGTACAGCTGGATATGTCGCCTTTCAGACCAAAGACAGGCTGGAAAATAATATCATTCAGACAGAGATCGGTCAGTACAATACCAAAAGGTTATTTAGCCTGATCAATCTCTCCCGCAATTCACATCACGCTGCCTATGTCGCCAGTGAATACCTCACTACAGATGGCTATTTTGAAAGCCCCCAGAACTTTTCCAGACTGAATGTCATGGGCAAGTACACGGGAGAGCTGGACAATAACAACAAGCTTTCCGTTAGTGCGTCCCATTTCCAGTCCAGTTGGGATGCGTCAGGACAGATTCCTGAACGGGCAGTGGAAACCAATATCATCAGCAGGTTCGGTGCGATAGATGATACGGAAGGTGGAAATACGTCAAGGTCAAACCTGAACCTTAACTACATCCATCAGCTATCCAAAAATTCATCCCTGACTTCAAGATTCTATTTGTCTCATTATGATTTTGAACTTTACAGCAACTTTACTTTCTATCTGGAAGATGCTGAGCATGGAGACCAGATCAGGCAGAAGGAAGACCGCAACATGTTTGGATTCAATTCTGAGTGGAATCGCTTTATTGCGCTACCCAATGGGTCGATCAATCTGTCTGCCGGTGTTGGATTGAGAGATGACCAAACTACAGGCACAGCGCTGTCTCATTCCCTGAACAGACAAACAACGCTTGAAACCCTCAAGCTGGGAGACATTCACGAAACCAACAGCTACGCTTATGCACAGGCTGAGCTGGTCAGGGGAAAATGGACCGTCAACCCTGCCCTTAGGCTAGATTATTTTCAGTTCGGTTATTATGACCGTCTTTCAGAAACCTATGAAAACAATCAGGTAGAAAAAGGAATACTGAGTCCAAAACTGAATGTACTTTACCAGCATTCGCCGCTGCTGCAATATTACCTGAAGACGGGCATTGGATTTCATTCCAATGATACGCGTGTAGTCGTGGCAGAAGAAGGCGAAAGCATCTTGCCCAAAGCCTATTCCTCTGATTTGGGGCTGATATGGAAAGCACATCCCCGACTTCTGGTCAATGCAGCTGTTTGGAATCTCTTTCTCGAACAGGAATTTGTTTATGTGGGAGATGCCGGCATCGTAGAGCCAAGCGGAAAAACCAACCGATCGGGCTTCGATCTTGGCGTAAGATGGCAATTGCTGGACTGGCTTTACTTCAGTCAGGATGTCAATTATGCCTATGCCCGTTCCGTTTCTGACCCTGAAGGAGAAAACTATATTCCTCTGGCGCCGGACTTGACTGCTGTGGGCACCTTGAGCATATCAGGTCAAAGCAACTGGTACGGCAGCATCCAGTACCGATATATCAGTGATCGACCTGCCAATGAAGACAACACCATCGTAGCAGAAGGCTATACCGTAGTGGATACCAACCTTGGTTATCAGTTTAAACACTTTGACTTGGGTTTGAAAATTCAGAACCTCTTTGATGTGGAATGGAAAGAAACTCAGTTTGCGACAGAATCCAGGCTGTTTAATGAGACCTCAAGCGTTGAGGAAATCCATTATACACCGGGTATTCCATTTTGTGCGACGGCAATGCTCCGGTACAAATTCTGATAAGGATAAAGTTGCCATTTCAATACTAAACTCAGACGGTCATCATACAAAAACAATATGCTATATTGATAGTCCGAGTCCACAAATAATTCATCTTAAATAGTCGAGAAATGGTAACATGTTTTTTAAAATACACAATCGATCCGTACAAAGTAGCAGCGTTTGAACACTATGGAAAACTTTGGATTGATCTGGTCAATGAAATGGGAGGTGTACATCATGGATACCTATTGCCGTATGAAGGAGCCAACAACATTGGTTATGCTACATTTTCATTTGCGACCTTGGCTGATTATGAAGACTATAGAAATAAAATTCCTTCTTGCCCAAAATGCATGGAAGCTTTTGAGTATGCCAAAAACACAGGCTGTATCCTTCATTATGAGCGGTCATTCCTGAAGCCAGTATTTGAAGGCATAAACGATAAGGCGAGGATAGACTGATATCTTTTGACACAAAGCGTGCTAGCAAAACTCAAACAGCATAAAGGAATCCCAATTAGTGAGGATGAGATTTTTAAAAATCTCATCCTTTTTTTCTATTAATTAGATTAGTAGATAATTATCTCCCTTTGATTTCACAAAATCAGTAACATCTCTTTAAGAAGAGTATCCAAAAATTAGAGACCAATAAATAACATGAAAATGAAAAAAATAGGACACCTACTATTAGGGGTAACCTTATTTATGATCGGATGTCAAACCCCTAATAATAAGCAAGATCAAGAAAGTTCTACAACAAATACCGATCGATACGTGCCCAAACCATATGTAAAAATCACGCACCCTGAGTGGAGTAAAAATGCGGCTATTTACCAACTCAATACAAGACAGTTTACACAAGAAGGCACGTTCCTAGCTGCTGAGAAAGAATTACCAAGATTAAAAGAATTAGGGGTTGATATTATATGGTTGATGCCTGTTCAAGAAATTGGAAGTAAAAACAGGAAAGGCACATTAGGAAGCCCTTATTCCGTGAAAGACTATTTCAAGGTCAATCCGGAATTCGGGACCATGGAAGATTTAAAACAATTTGTCTCATCGGCTCATAATCAGGGCATGTATGTTATTTTAGATTGGGTCGCTAACCACACTGCATGGGATAATGTATTGGTTCAAGAGCACCCAGATTGGTATGATAGAGACTATAAAAATGATTTTAGACCTACTCCTTGGTGGGACTGGTCTGACATTATTGATTTGGATTATAACCAACCTGGCCTAAGGCAATATATGACCAATGCTTTAAAATATTGGGTCAAGGAAGCTGATATTGATGGCTACAGATGTGATGTTGCCGGATTTGTACCTGTTGATTTTTGGAATAACGCACGTAAAGAATTGGATGCCATAAAACCCGTTTTTATGCTTGCCGAGTGGGAGTCTAGGGATTTACATGCAGAAGCTTTTGATATGACCTATGCGTGGAGCTGGAATGAAACGATGCACAAAATCTGTACAGGACACGCAGATGTAAATGGCTTATATATTTATTACTCTTGGAATGAGAGTGCATTTCCTCCAAATTCATTTCGAATGACATTTGTAAGCAACCATGACAAAAATGCATGGGAAGGCACCATGTGGGAACAGTTTGGAGATGGTTTAGAGGCTGCCATTACCTTATCAGTGGTTGGGGAAGGAATGCCTTTGATTTATAATGGACAGGAAGCCGGTAATAAAAAGCGACTGGAGTTTTTTGAAAAAGACCCTATTGTATGGAAAGACCATTACATTGGTAAGCTATATAAAGACCTATTTGCTTTGATGAAGGAAAATACAGCACTGTGGCATGCGAAATGGGGCAGTACAATGGTTAAGGTTCCTAACTCTTCAGAAAAGGAAATACTTAGCTTTGTCCGTCAAAATGAAAAAGATAAGGTTTTTGCTGTATTCAATTTTTCAGATAATGCACAAACCATATCATTTAAAGAGACACTTTATCACGGAACATATACCGATTACTTTTCAAATGAAGTGATTGATTTCAAAGAAGATTCAGCGTTGAAATTAGATGCTTGGGGATATAAAGTATTTGTAAAAAAATAAGGGAATTGTAATTGATGCTATTTGCCATTTTTACACTTAGCTATCATTAAAAAGTCAATCCATAACTTATGTTCAAGTAATATAAACTATGGATTGACTTCGCTCTCCTTTCTAAGAATATCATTGGGAGATCATCACCCAACATTAAGGTTATTTCACCCTGCCAGACTTAACAACTCACCCTTAACCTTCTTCAGTTCCAATTTTGCTTTTTTATACTTTATGATTTCAGCGATATAAGTAAACTGGGCTTCCCTGACTGCGGCTTCTGAAGACAAAAGCTCAACATAGGTCATCTTACCTTGATGATAAAGTGCTTTTGTTTGAGCATAAACCTTCTCTGCCAGTTGAGCATTCTCTTGTTGCGAAATGGTGGATTGATATGCCGACAGCAATTGATTAATTGCATTGAAATAGTTATTGTAAGTAACCTGTTTTTCATGTTCCAAATCCTTCCTTAGGCTTGAAAGCTGCATGTTCACCTGATTAATCTTGCTTTGCTTGGCAAGACCATCATACAAAGGAATTGAAAGTTTGAAACCGATGTATGCATAATCTGACCAGCTATTTTTAGTAGATAACTCAAAGTTATCCGACTGATATTGATACGCTCCTGTAATGTTTGCCGAAAGTGTTGGTAGGTATTGTAGCTGATAACCTTTCTTCTTGAGCAGCAGTTGCTCTCGCTCCACCTCCAATTGCTGAATGGTTGTAATTGAACCAATATTGATAGAATCAGACATAAAAGCTTCTGGCACTTCAATAAAAGTAAGTGGCGCTTTGTCTACTGAAATATCATTTTCAACCGGCATGCCGATCAAGACTTTCAGATAATTCATTTGTTGACTGATTGTTGCCTGAAGATTCCTTTCACTTACTTCCAGCATACTTCGGTCAACCTTGGCTCTATTCAATTCTATTTCATGTGTAACGCCAAGCTCAACTTGCTTTTGAGTAATCATTAAAGAAGTATCTTTCTGGCTTAATAGCTCGTGAATTTTATCCAACTCTTCACCACTTTTCAAAAGGTCATAATACACTATACAGATATTGTAGACGGTTTCCTCTTTTGTCATCTTGCTTTTGATGGCACTCAGTTCCTCCACATTCCTGGCAACTTTTATGTCAGTAAAAATGGAAGGATCAAAGATCACCTGACTTAAAGTTCCACTGAGTGTATAATTGTAAGTGGTACCAAAATTTACAAACACCTGTTCCCCAGGCTGACCAAAAAACTCACCAGGCATGATGCTGGTCTCCAACTTCATATAGTTATCAAATTGTCCTGAAGCAGAAACTTGTGGCTGCACTTTGCTTTTAGCTTCTTTTGTTGCAAATGTCTTTTCTTGCTTATCATATTGAGACTTAACAACCTTATAGTTATTCTCAAGTCCATAATCCAGACATTTTTCCAGTGTCAGATGTGTTACTTCCTGTTGGGCTTTTACATTCAGTATATTGAACAGAAAGAAGAGCAACCACAGTGTATATTTTATGCTATTGATATTTTTAAAGCTATTCATTATTTACATTCTAAAGATTTGTACAGGCTCCAGTTTCAAGATTTTCCGCATAGAAAAATAACTCCCTGCCAAGCTGATCAACAGCGTTGAAAAAATCAGGAATATGATCCGTTCAGGAGCGTAATCCATGCTCTGGTTGATTGATTTCATAAAGTATTTCAATCCGATAAGCAGCAACATGGTAAAGCTGAACCCGCAAATGGAATAAAAAATGGACTGTATCATAATCAGTTTTGTAATGAGCCAATTTCCTCCTCCAATTGCCTTGATCGTGCCATAGTCTTTGATGCGGTCATTGACTGCTGAAAACATGGTCAACCCAACAATGACCAATCCCGTAACCAGCGAGAACCAGACAAGTATCATAAAGGTGCCTACAATACCACTTGCTTCTCCCATATAATCAAGTGTTACATCCTTGAAAGTATCACCGACGTAGGCTTTCACAGTAGGGATAGTCGCAGTTATGGTATCTGCAATGCGCTTTTTAACCATCGGGTCTTGTGTGTCAGCCTCTACAATGTATGCACTGACATGGTTAGGACTAAATCCGGAGAGTTTTCTGACTCTTTCGATTGTCGAAACCATATTAAATTCCCCAAGGCCTGCATTTCCAATTGAAATCCCGCTGATATACACCCTGACATCATTGATACTGAAATAATCCCCTTGCTTTAGTTTTCCAAGATTTTCCAAATCCGATTCATCTACAATCACAGCTCCTTCACTTTGCAGGCTTTTCAGGTTGGTACCTTCAAGAAACTGTTTCGGTGCGCCCACATAGTCTGGCGCTTTAATCCCAACCAAACTACAGCCAGCTGTACCTCCAGAAGAATTTTTCATCATGCCTCCAGTCACAATCACCGGATGGACTTTATTCACCCCTGGAATAGACTGTAACTCATACCCAACTCGCTTATCCACATTCACAAGAGAGATGGACGATTCACTTTTTTCATTCACTACAAAAATGTATTCGGTATTTCCCTTGATAATACCCAAGCTAGCCTCAAGAAAACCATCCAACAAACCCAATTGGGCACCTATCAGAAAGACCGAGATCACTATCCCGAAAAGTATTCCTATAAGCTTAGCCTTATCATAAACCATAAAGCTGAATGCTGTTTTCCACATGGCTAGTTCCGATTTAAATAGATGACACAATCCACCCTGTTATTAATCATTACCTGTGCATTATCATCCAATCGGATTTTCACTTCTCGCACACGTCGGTCTTCTACAGTATTCTCATCAGAGAAAAGTGACTTTTTCTTCAAAAAACCTCCAACAAATACTACTTCTCCCTTACCGATTGTCTTCCCGTTGACCTGTGAGATCACTTCGGCTTTCAGTCCTGTCTTAATGCGGTCTGCAAAAAGCTCATCCACTTCTGTTATAGCGACCAAATGACCATCAGGTGCATACTGTCCCAGCTTTTCCCCAGCAGTAAGAAAATCCCCGTTGTGTACATCCCATTTCAGTACTTTTCCGTCATAGGCAGCCTTGACATTTTTATCTGCCAATACTGCTTTCTGGTAGGCTATATTGGCATTGATTTCCTGCATGCCACTTTTCTGGTAAGCTATCTCTGCCAATTGTTTTTCGTATTCTATCTGAAGCTTCTCTACTTTGGATTTGCTATCCTTCAGTACCTTTTCTGTAATCGCTTTTGAGTTGAAAAGCGCTTCATCTACCGCCAAATCTTTCTGTGCATTCTGCCAATCATTCAGGGTAATTTTGGCTTTGATTTCTGCTGATTTTATGGATGCTTGCTGGCTGATAATTTTACCCTCCTGAATTTTTAATTGTGCCAGGTCAGCGCTTTTTTCCATATCCAAGATGACAGCACCTTTACTTACCAATTCATTCTCAGCTGCCATAATCTGGTTCACTTTACCATTGGCAGCCGAGTAGATATTCAATAACCCTTTTTCAGGTTCAATCTTGGCAATGCCTACTATCTTATTGATCTCAGTCTGCTCAGTCTTCACATTGTTATCATCTACTTTCTTTGCGTCGGCTGAACAAGCCATCAGCAGAGCAATCATTCCGATACCCAATATGCCGTTGAATAATTTTTGGTTTTTCATTTTTGCTGTCTGTCAGTTTATTGTCTGTTTATTTACTTCATTCACAATCCCGTTTTCCACTTCAATTACACGGTCTGCATATTCCATCAGGCGAGGGTCATGCGTCACCACTGCAACGGCTTTCCCACCTTCAGCCAACTCCTTCAGTTCTTTCATCACAATTTCAAGGCTATGCTTGTCCAGTGAAGCAGTTGGCTCATCACATAGGATAATTTTGGGGTCTGTCACCAATGCCCTGGCAATAGCTACCCGCTGTTGTTGACCACCAGAAAGCTGCTTAGGAAGTTTATGCTTATGCTCAGAAATATTGACTTTTTTAAGCGCCTCTTCCGTTTTCTGCTTTATCTCAGCAGTTTTCATGTTTCTCATCTTTAATGGGAATGCCACATTTTCAGCCGCTGTAAGCGGTGCCAGCAGGTTGAATTGCTGAAACACAAACCCAATGGTATCCAACCTTACCTTTGCCATTTCCTTATCAGGAAGGTCGTCCACATTTTTCCCATCTATCTCAAGGGTTCCTTCAGTAGGATTGATCAGACACCCCAAAAGGGATAACAAGGTGGTCTTGCCTGATCCTGATGGACCAATGATCAAAAGCAGCTCTCCTTCATATAACTCAAGGTTGCAATTTGCCAATGCAGTAAATTTTCCTGCCTGCGTTTCGTATATCTTGTTTGCATTTTTTAGTCTCGCAATCATCATTTGATTTATTGTTTTTGATTACGATACAAAATTGAGTGATTGGATAGTGATAAAATACCTATATTAGCTCACTTAATATCAGAAAACGGTCAAAATCATGTTAAAGCTGACTTTAAAGCAGCCTACCGGTTTTTTATTTGCCCTAGCAGAATTGATTGGCGGTAAAGTAGATAGCAATGGCAGGCTAAATATTCCTGAAAAAAAGGGCAACGGTTATATACAAGGCTTTATGTTCGATAATTCGGTTGGGCTGATGATCAGGAACTATGAGCTCAATCAGGATTTGCTGGCAAAACGAATTGATCCTTGCAATTCCAGTGAACGGATTGTTGTAACACTGAACAATGTATTTCCAAAAAGTGAAAGTGATGGGGTTGCCAAAATTGAGGAACTACCTTCCATACAGATTGGAAAGGGTAAGCTAAATTTTGAGATGTTCTATCCAAGCAAAACCAAATACAGGTCTATTCTCTTGGCGATAGATTCTAATAAATTGAGAACACTGATGGGGATTGAGGATGAATCCTCTTTATTGAATATGATACTCAACGGCAATCAGCCATTGCTGTTTGAAGAAGTCCTTTCCCCTCAAATACAAAAGGTGGCTATGGAAATGATTGAGAATGAAATACCAGAAAACCTTCACCATTTTTATATCAGGATAAAGGCGGAAGAGTTGCTATGTCTCTTGTTTGTAGAATTACACAAGCGAGAAAATGCTCCTGTTCAGGCTTTGAATGAAAAAGATGCCCTCAGTATTTATCGGGTAAGGGACAAGATCGTTTCAAATTTGGGTATACCACCAATATTAGGAGAACTGGCCAATGAGATAGGAATGAGTGAATCAAAGTTGAAAAGACTCTTTAAACAAATATTTGGAAGCAGTATCTATAACTATTACCAGAAATTCAGGATGCAGGAAGCGGCAAGGCTACTAAAGGGACAGCAGATGAGTGTTTCAGAAGTAGGATATCAACTTGGCTTTTCCAACTTGAGTCATTTTACAAAAGTCTTTGAGGAGCATATCGGAATGAAACCTAAGAAATACTCTGTACAGTCTCACAAATAAAGGTTTAATTTATTTTCACCTGCTTGAATGCTATAAGCTGTATTCTCATATACTCTTCCCATTCAAGCAGTTCGATCAATTCAAAATCACTGTACTTCTCATTAAATTCTTGATTGACTGTAGCCACAACGACTTCAGCTCCTACCTCTAGCTCACCATCTCTAGCAAACATTGGAGTAGTACATTCTCCATTAAATCCTCTAACGCCCACTTGCAAGTACTTATTAAAGAGATCAGCTACAACGTATTCTGAAACCCCTGACACATATACCTTACTTATCGGAATGTTGGCATTTTGTGCTCTAACATATGTTTCCAATTGCTTTTTATTCCTTTCATATTCACTGTCGGAAATTGCATAGTGAGTCTCATCTCCTGTTTCTGATAATAATATAAAATTCATATCGCTAGAATCATTTTAGAAAGTATAGTTCTTTAATATTTTACGAATTAGTTTGGTGAATAGTTTTAACTTAAATCCCATATTAGTTTGCTGTATACTGTAACGACCTAATAAGCTAAGCATCATACTTTTAAAACACTTGATTTCGAGACTATTATAGTTAATGGATTTCAACAAAAGACAGATTCATCAATTAATTGATGAAAAGAACATAAATACGATTTCCTTATGGGATCATTATTTAAGTAGAGAGGAATTTGATCTATATTTTCCAAAAATTGGAACTGACTTTTATTTAGAAAGCTGTAACAAACTCAATAATTTTTTTTTGGGGTTTATTGATTATATGTCTAAACCAATATTTAGCTATGACCCCAATCAGGAACCCCTAAAAACTATCAATCCTGAATCGCTTTTAACACAAGAAATATATTCACCTGATATGGAATCCGCTATTTACTTCAATGATAATAAAACAGTAGCAATTCAAATGTCATATGATTTCTGTCTATCAATATTCTCAAGTAAATCAGATTTTCAAATCGAGCTTTTGCCAATTGTCAGAAAATACGGATTGGAAATCATTAGATTCTAAGCCGTTAGTAATAACCTTCACTCAAAACTCTCCTTCCATTTTTAATATACCTTGGTAGTTTATTATATGAAAATAAAAGATTTCGCTATAGAAAGATATTTTGCCAAATATGAATCTCCAACCAAATACATGCTATCTAGCTCATATTGTGATGGATATAAAATGAAATATGTATTGGATTTAGCTTCCCCTACATTTGAATTTGCAGAAAAACTTGTCAAAGAAACAGGAATTATGTTGCTACCTGCTGAAACATTTGAGTATGGTAAATCTCATGCAAGGATTGGCTTTGGCAGAAAAAATTTCCCAGAAATACTACATATCTTTCAGGACTATATAACGAAACACTACAGCTAACATTCTCTTTTTCAGAAAAGACAGTACACCAATTATCGTTTACAGCTAAATGCTAAAAAAGAACCACTTTGGAAAAAGAACAACACATTGCAGCGTTAAAACTAAAGTTTGAAAGTTACGCGCCCATTTCAGATGCATCCTGGTCACTAATCGAATCAATAATAGATTTCAAGTCATTAGAGAAAAATGAGATTTTACTGAAAAATGGACAGGTTGCAAAAAATGTATACTTTGTCTGTAAAGGTGCCCTAAGGGCTTATGTCACCGATTACAATGGAAATATTTACAACAAAAACATTTTTCTTGAAACTGACTTTGCAGGCTCAACAGTTTCTTACCTCTTAAGTAAACCTTCCAACTTCACCCTAGAGGCTTTAGAAGATAATACTATTTTGATCAGCCTTAACTATCAAAAATACAGACGACTGATAGAGGAAAATATTGATTTGAAAAACTTCTATATCGCTTATCTGGAAAACAATTGGGTGATAGAAAAAGAGCAAAGAGAAATTTCCATTGTTATGCAAAATGCTACTGAAAGGTATCTGGACTTGCTTTCAAAACATCCCAATATAGATCAGCGAATACAACAACTACACATAGCTTCGCATCTAGGTATTACACCCACCCAGCTTAGCAGGATTCGAAAAGATTTAAAAAAAAGTCATTGAATCAACATATGTAAATGCCATAGGCAATCCCTTCTAATATTTTTGTCTTATCACTTATAGCAAAAATATTATGAACTATATCAAATACTTAAAATGGTGTTATGCAACTATTTGCTGTACACCATACAGTCTACTGGAAAGAAAACCAATAAGTGATTTATTTGACAAGCCATGAATCAAATAACACTATCTGCGCTAGCCATATTAGGAGGAATCTTTTTGGCTGCTCAAGGGAGCTTTAATTCGACTTTAGGGATCTTGCTTAAAAACCCTTTGCTGGCGTCAGTAGTTGCTTTTTTCAGCAGTACTGTATTTGCAATAGCCTTTGTTTTACTTAGTGTCAGAAGCTTTCCGACTTGGGTCGATTTAAAACAGATTCCCATTTATTTATGGTTTACAGGAGGACTTTTCAGCGTTTTAGGGATTAGTCTTTACTATTATACCATTCCAAAACTAGGCATATCAACAATGATCTCTTTGGGGTTATTTGGTCAGTTAGCATTTTCTACAATTGCTGGTCATTTCGGATGGCTAAACTTACCAATGGAGCCAATAACTATAAAAAGAGGTTTAGGCCTTATGATAATGATGACAGGAATTATTTTAATCAATATAAAATGAAAGAGACAACCAGCTTAAAGCAAGCGAATATAGATAACCTGACTTCACTTTGGAAGACAGTAGGAAGTTCATTTAATGCCTATTCCAAGATGTCAGGCTTTGAATATTGTGAAATTCAAAATGCTGAATGGCCAAACAGAGTATGGTTTAACCAAAATATCACACAACAAACTGTTGACTCCCTTAAAGAGAAAATAGCTGCTTCAACTTCCAAAATCACATTGCCTGTTTGGAATATTGAACACCAAAAGGAGGCTTCCATTTTAGAACGCAATGGCTTCAAAGCTACTTTTGAACAAGTTGGCATGTTATTGAAAATACAAAGCCGCTTTGAAACTGAAGGTCATGTAAAAATACAGCGTGTTGCAAACGAGACTGAAGCTAAACTATGGGCTGAGCTATTCAAAAAGTCATTCGGCTATATCATTAGTCATGAAACCGTTAGTAAAACATATAAGGATATTAATTTTTACATAGCGTATCATGATCATGTGGCTGTGGGTACAGCATTATTACATAAAACCGATCGTATTTTGGGTGTTCATTCTGTGGGTATTCCACCTGAAATGAGAAGAAGGGGCTATGCAGAGCAAATAATGAAATTACTGATCAATCTTGCAGTTGAAAATCAATATGAATATATAACCCTACAAGCGTCTAGTATGGGCAAACACTTATACCTGAAACTAGGTTTTGAAGAGCAGTTTTTGATCAGAAACTACACTTTAAAACACTATACATAGTAAATCATTTCAAACACCACCTTTTATCTAGTTAGAATAAAAACCATAAGGAGTGAACAGTCACAACCAAGCTTACAAACTATATTTTCTAAGCCAGACCCAAAGAGTACTTGGGTCTGGTTTTTATTTGCACGCCATCAAAAAAATGGGCTATTGAATACTATTAGGCATATTGTTTTTTTATCCTCCTTCCCTATAAAC encodes:
- a CDS encoding TonB-dependent receptor, which encodes MNFFKSIYSTIFFVLVGSAALAQGISGKVVDETGLAIEAVLVQNLHTDQHTHTNQQGTFLLNGIEAGDTLTLTHAAYNTISVVVKEEKERTIILELKTFELDQITVSPEVNALNVVSKIDLKTTPVNSSQEVLRKVPGLIIGQHAGGGKAEQIFLRGFDIDHGTDIAISVDGMPVNMVSHAHGQGYADLHFVIPETIEKIDFGKGTYYADQGNFSTAGYVAFQTKDRLENNIIQTEIGQYNTKRLFSLINLSRNSHHAAYVASEYLTTDGYFESPQNFSRLNVMGKYTGELDNNNKLSVSASHFQSSWDASGQIPERAVETNIISRFGAIDDTEGGNTSRSNLNLNYIHQLSKNSSLTSRFYLSHYDFELYSNFTFYLEDAEHGDQIRQKEDRNMFGFNSEWNRFIALPNGSINLSAGVGLRDDQTTGTALSHSLNRQTTLETLKLGDIHETNSYAYAQAELVRGKWTVNPALRLDYFQFGYYDRLSETYENNQVEKGILSPKLNVLYQHSPLLQYYLKTGIGFHSNDTRVVVAEEGESILPKAYSSDLGLIWKAHPRLLVNAAVWNLFLEQEFVYVGDAGIVEPSGKTNRSGFDLGVRWQLLDWLYFSQDVNYAYARSVSDPEGENYIPLAPDLTAVGTLSISGQSNWYGSIQYRYISDRPANEDNTIVAEGYTVVDTNLGYQFKHFDLGLKIQNLFDVEWKETQFATESRLFNETSSVEEIHYTPGIPFCATAMLRYKF
- a CDS encoding NIPSNAP family protein; translation: MVTCFLKYTIDPYKVAAFEHYGKLWIDLVNEMGGVHHGYLLPYEGANNIGYATFSFATLADYEDYRNKIPSCPKCMEAFEYAKNTGCILHYERSFLKPVFEGINDKARID
- a CDS encoding alpha-amylase family glycosyl hydrolase, with the translated sequence MKKIGHLLLGVTLFMIGCQTPNNKQDQESSTTNTDRYVPKPYVKITHPEWSKNAAIYQLNTRQFTQEGTFLAAEKELPRLKELGVDIIWLMPVQEIGSKNRKGTLGSPYSVKDYFKVNPEFGTMEDLKQFVSSAHNQGMYVILDWVANHTAWDNVLVQEHPDWYDRDYKNDFRPTPWWDWSDIIDLDYNQPGLRQYMTNALKYWVKEADIDGYRCDVAGFVPVDFWNNARKELDAIKPVFMLAEWESRDLHAEAFDMTYAWSWNETMHKICTGHADVNGLYIYYSWNESAFPPNSFRMTFVSNHDKNAWEGTMWEQFGDGLEAAITLSVVGEGMPLIYNGQEAGNKKRLEFFEKDPIVWKDHYIGKLYKDLFALMKENTALWHAKWGSTMVKVPNSSEKEILSFVRQNEKDKVFAVFNFSDNAQTISFKETLYHGTYTDYFSNEVIDFKEDSALKLDAWGYKVFVKK
- a CDS encoding TolC family protein; protein product: MNSFKNINSIKYTLWLLFFLFNILNVKAQQEVTHLTLEKCLDYGLENNYKVVKSQYDKQEKTFATKEAKSKVQPQVSASGQFDNYMKLETSIMPGEFFGQPGEQVFVNFGTTYNYTLSGTLSQVIFDPSIFTDIKVARNVEELSAIKSKMTKEETVYNICIVYYDLLKSGEELDKIHELLSQKDTSLMITQKQVELGVTHEIELNRAKVDRSMLEVSERNLQATISQQMNYLKVLIGMPVENDISVDKAPLTFIEVPEAFMSDSINIGSITTIQQLEVEREQLLLKKKGYQLQYLPTLSANITGAYQYQSDNFELSTKNSWSDYAYIGFKLSIPLYDGLAKQSKINQVNMQLSSLRKDLEHEKQVTYNNYFNAINQLLSAYQSTISQQENAQLAEKVYAQTKALYHQGKMTYVELLSSEAAVREAQFTYIAEIIKYKKAKLELKKVKGELLSLAG
- a CDS encoding ABC transporter permease — encoded protein: MWKTAFSFMVYDKAKLIGILFGIVISVFLIGAQLGLLDGFLEASLGIIKGNTEYIFVVNEKSESSISLVNVDKRVGYELQSIPGVNKVHPVIVTGGMMKNSSGGTAGCSLVGIKAPDYVGAPKQFLEGTNLKSLQSEGAVIVDESDLENLGKLKQGDYFSINDVRVYISGISIGNAGLGEFNMVSTIERVRKLSGFSPNHVSAYIVEADTQDPMVKKRIADTITATIPTVKAYVGDTFKDVTLDYMGEASGIVGTFMILVWFSLVTGLVIVGLTMFSAVNDRIKDYGTIKAIGGGNWLITKLIMIQSIFYSICGFSFTMLLLIGLKYFMKSINQSMDYAPERIIFLIFSTLLISLAGSYFSMRKILKLEPVQIFRM
- a CDS encoding HlyD family secretion protein produces the protein MKNQKLFNGILGIGMIALLMACSADAKKVDDNNVKTEQTEINKIVGIAKIEPEKGLLNIYSAANGKVNQIMAAENELVSKGAVILDMEKSADLAQLKIQEGKIISQQASIKSAEIKAKITLNDWQNAQKDLAVDEALFNSKAITEKVLKDSKSKVEKLQIEYEKQLAEIAYQKSGMQEINANIAYQKAVLADKNVKAAYDGKVLKWDVHNGDFLTAGEKLGQYAPDGHLVAITEVDELFADRIKTGLKAEVISQVNGKTIGKGEVVFVGGFLKKKSLFSDENTVEDRRVREVKIRLDDNAQVMINNRVDCVIYLNRN
- a CDS encoding ABC transporter ATP-binding protein, with product MIARLKNANKIYETQAGKFTALANCNLELYEGELLLIIGPSGSGKTTLLSLLGCLINPTEGTLEIDGKNVDDLPDKEMAKVRLDTIGFVFQQFNLLAPLTAAENVAFPLKMRNMKTAEIKQKTEEALKKVNISEHKHKLPKQLSGGQQQRVAIARALVTDPKIILCDEPTASLDKHSLEIVMKELKELAEGGKAVAVVTHDPRLMEYADRVIEVENGIVNEVNKQTIN